In Persephonella sp., the following are encoded in one genomic region:
- a CDS encoding IS110 family transposase codes for MHYIGIDMSKDSFNFCVINETEKVIKQGSFPVSKDGFANFLKLISSFDNPLILVESSSRYHLPLVYSLVSNNFPVYIVNPKAIHKFISFKSPNNPSKSDSKDAFFIALFAKYESNNLKPYSPSDSLKLIARKIDSISKDIAKTKTQINQHIDVLFPELGKNVNIFSKAVLNLLLYYPSALDISNANVDEINKFLYSPIGRRVSISANELILLAKNSIGVNNVALKVSLKTDIERLFFLENQLKELESVFTDMMRDFFCDDIEIVSSITGVSERLACRFIAEIEDISRFENAKKLISYAGTDPVVRQSGKWKVRMSISKQGNPHLRNILYQMANGVVMWNSVFKEYYRRKYNQFKSRKKAMIAVVNKLVRILFAMLSNRQFFNHPSLISNT; via the coding sequence ATGCACTATATTGGTATTGACATGTCTAAAGACTCCTTTAATTTTTGTGTCATTAATGAAACTGAAAAAGTTATTAAACAAGGCTCTTTCCCTGTCTCTAAAGATGGTTTTGCTAATTTCCTTAAATTGATTTCCTCTTTTGATAATCCTCTTATCCTTGTTGAATCTTCTTCCCGTTATCATTTGCCTCTGGTTTATTCCCTTGTCTCTAATAACTTCCCTGTTTATATAGTTAACCCTAAAGCTATTCATAAGTTCATTAGCTTTAAATCCCCTAATAACCCTTCTAAATCTGACTCTAAGGATGCTTTCTTTATAGCACTTTTTGCTAAATATGAGTCCAACAACCTTAAACCTTATTCCCCTTCTGATTCTCTTAAACTTATTGCCCGTAAAATTGACTCTATATCTAAAGATATTGCTAAAACTAAAACTCAAATTAATCAGCATATTGATGTTTTGTTCCCTGAGCTTGGTAAAAATGTGAATATTTTCTCTAAAGCTGTCCTTAATCTGCTCCTTTATTATCCTTCTGCCCTTGATATTTCCAATGCTAATGTAGATGAGATTAATAAATTTCTTTATTCTCCAATCGGTAGAAGGGTTTCTATATCTGCTAATGAGCTTATCCTTTTGGCTAAAAACTCTATTGGTGTTAATAATGTTGCCTTGAAGGTTTCTCTTAAAACTGATATTGAAAGGCTTTTCTTCCTTGAAAATCAGCTTAAAGAGCTTGAATCTGTTTTTACTGATATGATGAGGGATTTTTTTTGTGATGATATAGAAATCGTTTCTTCTATTACTGGTGTTTCTGAAAGACTTGCTTGTAGGTTTATTGCAGAAATAGAGGATATAAGCAGATTTGAGAATGCTAAAAAGCTTATAAGTTATGCTGGAACTGACCCTGTTGTTAGGCAGTCTGGTAAATGGAAAGTTAGGATGAGCATATCTAAGCAGGGCAATCCTCATCTTAGAAATATTCTTTATCAGATGGCTAATGGTGTTGTTATGTGGAACAGTGTATTTAAGGAATATTACAGGAGAAAATATAATCAATTTAAAAGTAGGAAAAAGGCTATGATTGCTGTTGTTAATAAGCTTGTTCGTATTTTGTTTGCTATGCTTTCTAATAGGCAATTTTTTAATCATCCTTCTTTAATTTCTAATACTTGA
- a CDS encoding DUF3108 domain-containing protein: MKKVIFLLFLSIFSFSYALETCYKGYYFFLPLVEDCITYEKNKISAYAHSTPLGSLFKRVEYKGYSIHKENLKPEFFYFVQKEGNKKMIHKYRFSEDYIFFEKEIYKLEGNRYKFQKKLTKKIKNKDYFDPFTASIYLYNVIKRKKEGFLNIFYDGRRYKVPFKVLKDENLEINSEKHRTKKIYLHPDFKTKGLLKPTGNWYIWVDKKLDIPVKLELTFTIGSFKLLLEKLRESSIRN, translated from the coding sequence ATGAAAAAGGTTATTTTTTTACTTTTCCTTTCCATTTTTTCTTTTTCATACGCACTTGAAACATGTTATAAAGGTTATTACTTTTTTCTTCCTTTAGTTGAAGACTGTATCACTTATGAAAAAAATAAGATTTCTGCTTATGCCCACTCTACTCCATTAGGTTCGCTTTTTAAAAGGGTTGAATATAAAGGTTATTCTATTCACAAAGAAAATTTAAAACCTGAGTTTTTCTATTTTGTGCAAAAAGAAGGAAACAAAAAAATGATACACAAATATAGATTTTCAGAAGATTATATTTTTTTTGAAAAAGAAATATATAAACTTGAAGGAAATAGATATAAATTTCAAAAAAAACTGACAAAGAAAATAAAAAATAAAGACTATTTTGACCCATTTACAGCATCCATATATCTTTACAATGTAATAAAAAGAAAAAAGGAAGGATTTTTAAATATATTTTACGACGGCAGAAGATATAAAGTACCGTTTAAAGTTTTAAAAGATGAGAACTTAGAAATAAACAGCGAAAAACACAGGACAAAGAAAATTTATTTACATCCTGATTTTAAGACAAAAGGGCTTTTAAAGCCTACAGGAAACTGGTATATATGGGTAGATAAAAAATTAGACATTCCTGTAAAATTAGAATTAACTTTCACAATAGGAAGCTTTAAACTTTTACTTGAAAAATTAAGGGAGTCAAGTATTAGAAATTAA